One Alistipes sp. ZOR0009 genomic region harbors:
- a CDS encoding response regulator transcription factor encodes MSSSKISILFVEDDPDLGNVLTLYLHMNGFEVSHFENGRDAIKALSSLTPDICLLDVNIPEIDGFELAQQIKGKRAIPFIFLTARKQKEDRLKGLQLGADDYITKPFEADELVLRIKNILSRTKRVDHADLWIGTYRLSTLNMTLTRNDQIFSLTARETEFLAYLAKRKNELIKKQELLEELWGENDYFLGRSMDVFLTRIRKYLKDDPTITFENVRGVGFRFQVG; translated from the coding sequence ATGAGTAGCAGCAAAATAAGCATACTGTTTGTAGAGGACGACCCCGATTTGGGCAACGTGCTAACCCTCTACCTCCACATGAATGGTTTTGAGGTAAGCCATTTCGAAAATGGGCGTGATGCCATTAAGGCCTTAAGTTCGTTAACTCCCGATATCTGCCTGCTCGATGTGAACATCCCCGAGATAGACGGGTTTGAGCTTGCCCAGCAGATAAAGGGCAAGCGTGCCATCCCCTTTATCTTTTTAACCGCCCGCAAGCAAAAGGAGGATCGGCTAAAGGGGCTGCAGCTCGGTGCCGACGACTACATCACCAAACCCTTCGAAGCCGACGAGCTGGTGCTGCGCATCAAGAATATCCTTTCGCGAACCAAGCGAGTAGACCACGCCGATCTTTGGATTGGCACCTACAGGCTCTCCACCCTAAATATGACCTTAACACGCAACGACCAGATCTTTTCGCTAACGGCAAGGGAGACTGAATTTCTGGCATACCTAGCCAAACGGAAAAACGAGCTTATAAAAAAGCAGGAGCTGCTGGAGGAACTCTGGGGCGAGAACGACTACTTCTTAGGTCGCAGCATGGACGTATTTTTAACCAGAATCCGTAAGTACCTTAAAGACGATCCCACCATAACGTTTGAGAACGTTAGAGGTGTCGGTTTTCGTTTTCAGGTGGGCTAG